The Verrucomicrobiia bacterium genomic sequence TTGAAGGCATCAGCCTTTCGCCGAGCTTCAGCGGCAAACCACTCGCCCGTACACAACCCATCTACTTCGAGCACGAAGGCAATCGCGCCGTGCGTGATGGCCAATGGAAACTCGTCGCCAAAGGCCCCGCTGGCGATTGGGAACTCTATGACATGACCGCCGACCGCACCGAAACGAAAAACCTCATCACCCAAGAACCCGTCCGCGCCAAAACGATGATCCAGCATTGGGAAACCTGGGCCAAACGCGCCATGGTCCTCCCGTGGAACTCCGAACCCGCCTACGGCGAAAAAGCGGCCCAAGGGGCAGGCAAAAAGAAAAAGCAGAACTAACCATTTTCCATTATGTATCTTTTTCTGTCCTCCAATAGCATAGCAAATTTCTCCAGCGGCGGTAAATGTTATAAGCCGTCGGCGAAACCAGCTCGACGTAGCACCATGCCCCGTGCTGCCGGATTCCAGCCGGCAGTCCGCGACGTCCGTCGTAGCACAGCACCTAAATACACTACCTTGCTGCTAACACTCCTCTGGTTAGCCAGCGCTATAACCTTATTCGCCGCATCAAAGCCCGACATCGTCGTCTTCCTCACCGACGACCAAGGCCAGCTCGATCTCCAGCCCTACGGCGACAAAAACCTGCGCACGCCCAATATGCAAAAGCTCGCAGATGCGGGCATGCTCTTCACTCGCGCCTACGTCGCCTCTCCTAGTTGCGCTCCCAGCAGAGCCGCGTTGCTCACCGGCCTCATGCCCGCCCGTAACGGCTCCGAAGCGAACCACTCCAAGCCGCGCGCTGAGTTGAAGAAATGGCCCGCCTATTTCCAAGAGCTCGGCTACGAAGTCATCGCCTTCGGCAAGATCTCGCACTACAAGCACACCGTGGATTACGGTTTCGACTACTTCGCCCACGACACCTTTCACGATCACGCCTCCATCCCCGCTGCTGTTGAGTATCTGAAAAATCGTCCACGCGAAAACGCCAAGCCCCTCTGCCTCATGGTCGGCAGCAACTGGCCACACGTCCCCTGGCCCGATGACGCCTCCGCCTACGATCCCGCCAAGCTCCCCTTGCCCGCTGGCAGCATCGACACACCTGCTACTCGCGAATGGCGCGCCCGCTACGCCGCCGCCGTGACGAAAGCCGATGCCGACCTCGGCACCATCCGCACCGCCGTGAAAACTTATCTCAGCCAGGACGCCCTCTTTTTCTTCAGTGCCGATCACGGCGCGCAATGGCCCTTCGGCAAATGGAACTGCTACGAAGCCGGTGTCGCCGTCCCCCTCATCGTCGCGTGGCCGGACAAAATAAAGCCCGGCTCCCGCACCGACGCCATGGTAAGCTGGGTGGACTTCCTCCCCACCCTCGTCGAAGCCGCTGGCGGCAAGCCCGCAAAAGACCTCGATGGCCGCTCCTTCCTGAAAGTGCTGCAAGGCAAAGCAGGTTCACTCCGCGATAAAATCTTCACCACGCACACCGGCGATGGCCAATGGAACATCTACCCCATCCGCAGCGTGCGCACGGAAGACGGCTGGAAATACATCCGCAATATCCATCCCGAATACGCCTTCACCACCCACATCGACCTCGCCGCGAACCAGCTCAACACCGCCTACTTCCCCACTTGGGAAGAAGCCGCAAAAACGAATGCAAACGCCGCCGCCATCGTGAAACGCTATCACGCCCGCCCCGCCGAAGAACTCTACGACCTCAACAAAGACCCCAAAGAACAAGTAAACCTCGCCACCGATCCCAAACACGCCAAACGCCTCAAATCCTTGAGCACCGAACTCGATGCCTGGCTGAAATCCCAAGACGATAAATTCACCGTCGCTGGCAAACCACGTCCCCTGAGCGATCCCTCCACCTACGGCTCCAAAGCGCAGAGCGGCAAAGCCGCACCAAAAGACGGCGGCAAGCAGAAAGCCAAGAAACAGGAATGAAATTCTTTCTGTGAACGACGAAGCCCAAACGCCCGTGCTGCCGGATTCCAGCCGGCAGTCCAAACGCTTCCGTCGCAGCACGAAATCTCACAAATGTTCTCCCTCTCCTCTCAACGAGGAGAGGGCCGGGGTGAGGAGTGAGAATGCCAATCGTTAACCATATCGCAGGCAGCCCTAACACTCTCCCAAACCTTTACCTCCCCATCAGCTATCAGCTAATAACTAGCCATGCAACGGACGCATCTGTTTATCGCCTGCCTTTTGTTCCTGTTCGCCGCCAGTGCGGTGGCGCAACATCCGGACATAGGCCCCGCGCAGTGGGTTTATCTGGATAATGGTCAGGTGCGTCTCGGCGTGAAGAAATCCTCAGGTGCCGGCATCGCCCATCTTTCCCTCAGCGGCTCCGACCGCAATCTTCTCAACCACTTCGATCATGGCCGTCTCGTGCAGCAGTCCTACTACGGCAAGGAAGACGGGACCCTCTGGGCTGGCAAACCGTGGCGCTGGAACCCCGTGCAAGGCGGCGATTACAAGCACGGTGCCGCCAAGGTGCTGGAAATCAAATCAACCAAGACCACGCTCTACGCCAAGTCCATGGGGCGGCACTGGTCCGGCTGCGTGGATCTCCCGGAAGTGACGTTCGAGCAATGGATCACCCTCACCGGCAAGGTCGCCCACGTGCGCTACAAGATGACCTACA encodes the following:
- a CDS encoding sulfatase; translation: MPRAAGFQPAVRDVRRSTAPKYTTLLLTLLWLASAITLFAASKPDIVVFLTDDQGQLDLQPYGDKNLRTPNMQKLADAGMLFTRAYVASPSCAPSRAALLTGLMPARNGSEANHSKPRAELKKWPAYFQELGYEVIAFGKISHYKHTVDYGFDYFAHDTFHDHASIPAAVEYLKNRPRENAKPLCLMVGSNWPHVPWPDDASAYDPAKLPLPAGSIDTPATREWRARYAAAVTKADADLGTIRTAVKTYLSQDALFFFSADHGAQWPFGKWNCYEAGVAVPLIVAWPDKIKPGSRTDAMVSWVDFLPTLVEAAGGKPAKDLDGRSFLKVLQGKAGSLRDKIFTTHTGDGQWNIYPIRSVRTEDGWKYIRNIHPEYAFTTHIDLAANQLNTAYFPTWEEAAKTNANAAAIVKRYHARPAEELYDLNKDPKEQVNLATDPKHAKRLKSLSTELDAWLKSQDDKFTVAGKPRPLSDPSTYGSKAQSGKAAPKDGGKQKAKKQE